Below is a window of Propionispora hippei DSM 15287 DNA.
TGCCCCGGTGCTCCTTAAGAAAGGTAAGTATACCCGCCAGGCCTTTATGTATGCCCGCTTTATCATAGCATACTACCTCATCGACACCGGCCATATATTTAGCGGCCTCATAGAAGGGCTTATTCACCATGAAGATAATGTTTGACTCTGGATAGGCCAGCTTGATATTTTGGCATAAAGTATTGGTTAATAATACATCGCCAAAAAAGGAAGTATTGATAACTAAAAAGTTTTTCATAATACTATTTACCTGCAAATTTAATCGTAACTTTGGTTTTTATATATTTCCCATACCAGTAAAGCCCTGCCAAATAGTCTCCGGTCTTAAGCAAACATCGGGCGTAATTTCGCATTTCCCTATAATTTTGCGGTCGTGTCGGTGGGCAGTTTTTCCATGGCGACAGGCCCTCATACATACTATATATATTTCGCGTGAAATCATTGCATAAGTCGCTCAATGCCCAGGCAATGCTCCAAGGCTTCGGATGAGCTGCGAAGTGCAGGAATCGAATGCCGTCATCCGCTATATACGGCGTATTGATTCGATTCCATTCTTGCCCCAGATATGTTATTTTGCCTGACAAAACAACATTCAGCACATCCTGGTCAGGATACCTGAATTTCTGCGGTTCTTGAGCCAACAATGTCAAAGCCTTGTTGGCAACCTGATAGTTGTTCCAATGGTTTCTTACCAGCAATAAGACGCCCGAGTTAAAATAAGTATGATTGGCCAAGCCTAACACTGTATTGCGTTTGGTCGCCAACGGCTCTACATCAGGTACAGCCGCTGCAATATGGTCTGCCAAATCCATTGCAAACAAGGCTTGTATATTTCTTAGGCAAATAATATCGGCATCAAGATAGAGTACTTTCGGAACTTCCAGGATCGCCGGAAGGATAAATCGGTAATAGATGGATGCCGGAAAATGCACTTGTACCGGCAGTTGAGCAAAAACTGTCTGATCAATGGTGTAAACATGGATATTAACATTAAAATCGCAGGCTAATTGCTCAAGCTTCTTCGTACTATCATTGGTAAGACCACTCGCCAGCACGTGAACAATGATATGACTATCCTGGTTATTGTGACAAATCGAAGCAATCGAGGCTCCCATGCAACGCACATAGTTATTATCAATGCCATAGCCAATATGAATTTCCTCAAGGCCGGGAGCTACATGCTGCCTGCCCATGAATACCCTCCGATCCTTAACGGCTTCTATCAACATCTTGTCATATAGCAAATTGCCTCAATCCCCTCACACTTATCCATTTGCGTTAGCTTTTCGAACTGCCAATACAAAACCGTCAGCAGGTAATAGATCACCAGTATATTTTTACTTATTTCTTTACATCTTGATATATATCAACAAGTTTTTTTATCATATCGTTGCTATCAAAATGACTCTCTACCCATTGCCGACCTTGCCTTCCCATCGATAAACGCAGTTCTTTATCATCAGCCAGCATAGAGAGCCGCTGATATAAATCATCCAGATTATGTTTTTCCACCAAAAATCCGGTGCGTTCATGATCAACCGCCTCCGGCGTACCGCCAACGGCATAGGTCACGACCGGTTTTTCCATAGCCATGGATTCCAGGAGCACCAATCCAAAGGTTTCAAAGTTAGAGGGCAGCACGGTTGCGTCAACCCCGGCTAATATATCTTGCACATGCACCCTATGGCCAAGACAATGAACACGTTGACCGAGCTTTTGTTTCCAAATACGGTATTTCAGCTTCCATAATCCATTGCCCTTACCAATAACCAGTACATGCCAATCTTGTGCGCCGCCATAACGTTCCAATATATGCAGCATATCTGCATGGCCTTTATTCCGTAAATTTTTAATTCTGGCGACAATCGCTACGGTAAACGCATTCTCCGGGATATCCAGTTGCTCACGAATTTCAGTTGCTTTGTTGGCATGCAGCTTAAATTTATGGAGGTCAATGCCATTATACACTGTGACTAGCTGGTTTTCCCCAAAGCCTTTTTGCAGGGCGTAATGACGCACATATTCACTTACACAAATGATCTTGTCGCATTGATTAAGGGTCATTTCCTCCGCGTTGTGTCCAAATACGCCATGCGCCGTATATACGACCGGCACATTAATCCGTTGTTTTAGCTTAACGGCTGCTACACCGGCAGCGGCAGAATTAGCGTGGATAACGTCTATTTGATGTCTTCTGACGATTTTCTCCAACAGCCAAGCCGCAAACGTACTACTAAAACGAATAGGAACATGATAATGCCTGATCCCCTGTTTTTTAAGAGAATCGGCCAGCATTCCCCCGCCTGAAGCGACAATTACGGTAATCCCAAGCCGTTGTAATGCCATGGCGATAGTAGCGACATAGCTTTCAGCCCCACCAATGTTGAGGCGTGGCACGACCATTAATATATTCAAGCAGTTTCCTCCTTGGTAGCTATTATTCAGGATAAAGCCACCCAGCTATGGAATGACAAATGCAAAAGTCAAAGATAAACCAGCCTATTTATTGATAACTCACGTATGGCGTTAACGCTTTCCAAACCTGCTCCGTGGTAATTGCATCCAGACAATCTATAGCCAGCGGACAGGTACGTTTCCAGCAGCCGTCGCAGCCATGTCCGGCCCGTATTACGGTACTCCGGGATGAATAAGGACCGTTCCGCACAGGATCGGTAGGACCAAAAAGGGCAACCGCCGGCGTACCAACAGCAGCAGCCAAATGCATCGGCCCGGTATCACCACCGACAAAAGCGGCAGCAGAGCGTATAACGTAAGCAAGCTGTTTTAACGTCGTTCGCCCAATAAGGTTTACCGGAGGAATTTTCGCTTTACTCACAATTTCTTCGCCAAGCATTTTATCGCTTGCAGCGCCAACTAAAACAGGAATTAGGTTTTTGTCATACAATTGATCTGCCAGCGCAGAGAACTTCTCCATGCTCCAGCGTTTATTAGGCCAGTTGGCACCCGGCGCCAAAGCAACATAAGAATGCTGTATATCCAGTCCACTATGTCTTACAACGGCTTCCACTTTGGCAATTTCCGTTTCGGTAAAGATTATAGAAAATACCGGTGCCTTGATTTGACAACCCAAATAGCGGACAACATCCAGATATCGCTCTACTACGTGACCGTTGGAATGAGTACCGCAAATGCGTTTACCAATCAACTGGCTGCCCTCCCGGGCATTGCAGTAAACCAGCCTTTGTTTTGCACCGCTTATATAAGAAATCGCGGCGCTTTTAAACAATCCCTGCAAGTCAATCGCCAGGTCAAAGTGCCGCTCTTTAAGCTGCTTTGACAACGCAGGTAAGTGTTTCAGCAGGCCGGCAGCCGACTTAAACTCCTTCTTATCAAAAAGAATCACTTCATCAATATAAGGGTTATTCTCTAAAAGACTATACGCAGCCTTTTCGACAATCCAGGTAATCCAGCAGGCGGAATTTGCCGTCTTAAGCGCATGAACCACAGGTAAGGCATGAATGACATCACCAATGGCACTAAGTTTAACGATAAGAATATTCCGGTACATCCTCAGGCACCTCAACAGCAATTATTCTTTGATCTTGTTTATAATCCGTGTAGAGGATTTCCCCTCTACCATAGGCAGAAGAACCGTTTTCCCTCCGTAGGTTTCAACCACTTGCGCTTCCGGCAGATCCTTGGCCGCATAATCACCGCCCTTGGCATACACATCAGGCCGAATTGCGACAATCACCTCGTTTGCCGTAGGTTCGCCAAAAAGCACAACATAATCCACCGATTTTAAAGCC
It encodes the following:
- the waaF gene encoding lipopolysaccharide heptosyltransferase II, encoding MYRNILIVKLSAIGDVIHALPVVHALKTANSACWITWIVEKAAYSLLENNPYIDEVILFDKKEFKSAAGLLKHLPALSKQLKERHFDLAIDLQGLFKSAAISYISGAKQRLVYCNAREGSQLIGKRICGTHSNGHVVERYLDVVRYLGCQIKAPVFSIIFTETEIAKVEAVVRHSGLDIQHSYVALAPGANWPNKRWSMEKFSALADQLYDKNLIPVLVGAASDKMLGEEIVSKAKIPPVNLIGRTTLKQLAYVIRSAAAFVGGDTGPMHLAAAVGTPAVALFGPTDPVRNGPYSSRSTVIRAGHGCDGCWKRTCPLAIDCLDAITTEQVWKALTPYVSYQ
- a CDS encoding glycosyltransferase family 4 protein; the encoded protein is MNILMVVPRLNIGGAESYVATIAMALQRLGITVIVASGGGMLADSLKKQGIRHYHVPIRFSSTFAAWLLEKIVRRHQIDVIHANSAAAGVAAVKLKQRINVPVVYTAHGVFGHNAEEMTLNQCDKIICVSEYVRHYALQKGFGENQLVTVYNGIDLHKFKLHANKATEIREQLDIPENAFTVAIVARIKNLRNKGHADMLHILERYGGAQDWHVLVIGKGNGLWKLKYRIWKQKLGQRVHCLGHRVHVQDILAGVDATVLPSNFETFGLVLLESMAMEKPVVTYAVGGTPEAVDHERTGFLVEKHNLDDLYQRLSMLADDKELRLSMGRQGRQWVESHFDSNDMIKKLVDIYQDVKK
- a CDS encoding glycosyltransferase family 8 protein; this translates as MGRQHVAPGLEEIHIGYGIDNNYVRCMGASIASICHNNQDSHIIVHVLASGLTNDSTKKLEQLACDFNVNIHVYTIDQTVFAQLPVQVHFPASIYYRFILPAILEVPKVLYLDADIICLRNIQALFAMDLADHIAAAVPDVEPLATKRNTVLGLANHTYFNSGVLLLVRNHWNNYQVANKALTLLAQEPQKFRYPDQDVLNVVLSGKITYLGQEWNRINTPYIADDGIRFLHFAAHPKPWSIAWALSDLCNDFTRNIYSMYEGLSPWKNCPPTRPQNYREMRNYARCLLKTGDYLAGLYWYGKYIKTKVTIKFAGK